Proteins encoded in a region of the Paenibacillus wynnii genome:
- a CDS encoding mannitol dehydrogenase family protein: MLRLSRSSISDESAWKAAGVELPRFDYEQVAKNTVVKPEWVHFGAGNIFRGLVANAHQKLLDSGKAVTGIIAAETFDFEMIDKVYKPYDNLTLLVLMNARGDFQKKVVSSIVEGIAADKNREADYSRLTEVFENPSLQMASFTITEKGYSLTSPNGQYLGIVEKDIEKGPEEPIHVMSIVASLVYRRYLKGQYPMTFVSMDNCSHNGDKLKNGVVTVAKEWTKKGLVEEGFVAYLEDESKIAFPLSMIDKITPRPSETVQAALLEQGIGDMDIVITSKNTYTAPFVNAEISEYLIIEDKFTNGRPPLEKAGIIFTDRDTVNKVETMKVTTCLNPLHTALAVSGCLLGYTLIADEMKDDILRRFVEIIGYTEGLPVVVDPGILSPKQFLDEVIQERFANPFIPDTPQRIATDTSQKVGIRFGETIKSYIRRDDLDPADLTAIPLAIAVWCRYLLGVDDEGKPFALSSDPLLDTLQGHLYGVSLGGTTSNVRAILQDEKLFGVPLYTIGLGDKIEGMFHEMLAGPGAVRGTLEKYLQ; this comes from the coding sequence ATGCTGCGCCTATCCCGAAGCAGTATCTCCGATGAATCAGCCTGGAAGGCTGCGGGCGTTGAACTTCCAAGGTTCGACTATGAGCAGGTGGCGAAGAACACTGTCGTGAAACCGGAATGGGTTCATTTCGGTGCAGGTAATATTTTTCGAGGGCTCGTTGCGAACGCCCATCAGAAGCTGCTGGATAGTGGTAAAGCGGTTACAGGTATTATCGCAGCTGAAACGTTCGACTTTGAAATGATTGACAAGGTCTATAAGCCTTACGACAACCTAACCCTTCTGGTGTTAATGAATGCACGCGGTGATTTTCAGAAGAAAGTGGTCAGCAGTATCGTGGAAGGAATCGCTGCGGATAAGAATCGGGAGGCGGATTACAGCCGTCTGACCGAAGTTTTCGAGAATCCCAGTCTGCAGATGGCAAGCTTCACCATTACGGAAAAAGGGTACTCTTTGACCAGTCCGAACGGCCAGTACCTAGGCATCGTGGAGAAGGACATCGAGAAGGGTCCCGAGGAGCCGATTCATGTGATGAGCATCGTGGCTTCGCTGGTCTATCGTCGTTACTTAAAAGGCCAATATCCTATGACCTTTGTTAGTATGGATAACTGTTCCCATAACGGGGATAAGCTGAAGAACGGCGTCGTAACTGTCGCCAAAGAGTGGACCAAGAAAGGTTTAGTTGAAGAAGGATTCGTGGCCTACCTTGAGGATGAGAGCAAAATTGCCTTCCCGCTGTCCATGATTGATAAGATTACTCCGCGACCTTCGGAAACGGTGCAGGCAGCGCTTCTGGAGCAGGGGATTGGCGATATGGATATAGTTATCACGTCCAAAAACACCTATACCGCTCCATTCGTAAACGCGGAGATCAGTGAATACCTGATCATTGAGGATAAATTTACAAACGGACGGCCACCGCTTGAGAAAGCAGGAATTATATTTACAGACAGGGATACGGTCAACAAGGTGGAAACGATGAAGGTAACCACTTGTCTGAATCCACTGCACACCGCACTTGCTGTGTCCGGCTGTCTACTAGGTTACACGCTGATTGCGGATGAGATGAAGGATGATATCTTGCGGAGATTCGTAGAGATTATAGGTTACACCGAAGGTTTACCGGTCGTTGTGGACCCGGGTATCCTCAGTCCGAAGCAGTTCCTGGACGAGGTGATTCAGGAGAGGTTCGCCAATCCATTTATTCCAGACACTCCACAGCGAATTGCTACCGACACTTCACAAAAGGTGGGTATCCGTTTTGGTGAAACGATTAAATCATATATTCGCAGGGATGACCTCGATCCGGCCGATCTGACCGCGATCCCGCTGGCTATTGCCGTCTGGTGCCGATATCTTCTCGGAGTGGATGACGAAGGCAAGCCCTTCGCTCTGAGTTCAGACCCGCTGCTGGACACACTTCAGGGACATTTGTACGGGGTTTCTCTGGGAGGAACTACATCAAACGTGCGCGCGATACTCCAAGATGAGAAGCTCTTTGGCGTTCCTTTGTATACAATCGGCCTCGGAGACAAGATTGAGGGTATGTTCCATGAAATGCTGGCGGGTCCGGGAGCTGTGCGAGGAACATTGGAGAAATATCTGCAATAA
- a CDS encoding carbonic anhydrase has protein sequence MSITKGLTRVLFPIMILSMVAGCGSEKAVDKAVEKQETSPAKSVHKAHWSYEGDTSPEHWAELDQLFTTCKVGKAQSPINILEDKVKDVESLSPIKVEYSPSKVSIVNNGHTIQANLNNSNNKITLEGKTYTLQQFHFHLPSEHEVNGSHADMELHFVHKDEEGKLAVLSVLITKGAENAELNKIWSMIPAEENEEGVEIEGDFDMNKLLPADLHSFRYQGSLTTPPCTEGVQWIVLESPVPWSAEQINKFKAIFPHDNRPVQPLGAREVDTDN, from the coding sequence GTGAGCATTACCAAGGGATTAACTCGAGTACTGTTCCCAATCATGATTTTGTCCATGGTGGCGGGATGCGGAAGTGAAAAAGCGGTAGACAAGGCCGTTGAGAAACAAGAAACCTCGCCGGCAAAAAGCGTTCATAAAGCGCACTGGTCCTACGAAGGGGATACATCACCCGAACACTGGGCTGAACTGGATCAACTGTTTACAACCTGCAAAGTCGGTAAGGCACAGTCACCAATTAACATTCTCGAAGATAAGGTAAAGGATGTTGAGAGCCTATCCCCCATCAAGGTGGAGTACTCCCCGTCTAAGGTATCTATTGTCAATAACGGCCACACGATCCAGGCTAACCTTAACAATTCGAACAATAAGATCACCCTCGAAGGAAAGACGTATACGCTGCAGCAGTTCCATTTTCACCTCCCCAGTGAGCATGAAGTGAACGGTAGTCATGCGGATATGGAGCTTCACTTTGTACATAAAGATGAAGAAGGCAAGCTTGCCGTTCTTAGTGTATTAATCACTAAAGGCGCCGAAAATGCCGAGTTGAATAAAATTTGGTCGATGATCCCGGCTGAGGAGAACGAAGAAGGAGTTGAGATCGAAGGTGACTTCGACATGAACAAACTGCTTCCGGCAGACCTTCATTCCTTCCGCTACCAAGGCTCGCTAACCACGCCTCCATGTACCGAAGGCGTCCAATGGATCGTCCTGGAAAGCCCTGTTCCATGGTCCGCGGAGCAAATCAACAAGTTTAAAGCCATTTTCCCTCATGATAATCGTCCCGTTCAACCGCTTGGTGCGCGGGAAGTGGATACTGATAATTAA
- a CDS encoding glycoside hydrolase family 3 protein, translating into MPTETELFPYKKTELPLDVRVKDLLSRFTLDEKVTLIPQYQAAIERLGVQAYKHGTEAAHGISWLGKATSYPQASGLACTWNPELMKKIGSAIGDEARAFYKKNPTINGLTLWAPTVDMERDPRWGRTEEAYGEDPELTGQLSTAIVQGIQGDHPFYLKAVATLKHFLGNNNEIERGNCSASIDPRNMREYYLDAFKSAFLEGGAQSMMTAYNSVNGVPVILHPSVMDVVKGEWEMDGFIVSDAGDLFGIVKDHHYYESFAQSMAESIKNGIDSVTEETEETIKVIHEALAQGLLTEEDLDRALSNTFRVRFRLGEFDPAELNPYAGIDDSVILSKEHAALSLEAAKQSIVLLKNERATLPLSKSKLSKVAVIGPLGDEAFRDWYSGTLPYGVTPLQGITKKLAGKQVAFESGSDLMILTSASHGKAVGITGEEGKLAVQYDQMEHGELFEHTAWGWNNHTLKSTSLNKYVTLTDNDTLTVSADEVYGWYVKEAFSLVPGEDDTVTLKAWRDKSISVNPDTGTLLASDPNTSTAGSEPFTKHILKSGIDAAVNAAKAAEVAVVFVGNHPLINGKEEIDRPDIVLPEEQERLVKAVYEANPNTVVVIVGSYPISSTWIDEHIPAVLYTSHSGQELGNAVSDVLFGDYSPSGKLNMTWFRSVEQLPDLMDYDIIKGKRTYMYFDGAPLYPFGHGLSYAQVSYSNLKLDAKELDQDGMIKVSVQVDNTGSVDGDEVVQLYVQSLASRVKRPLKQLKGFQKIHTAAGQSQTVEFLLPVSELAFWDVTRERFCVESGPYSIMIGRSSSDIVVSEQITIQGEAIPPRNLEVSTQAENYDDYEGVYLDECKAGGASVRPKEEGAWISFEDVQLSGGIKQIKAWVSSTKGGCIEVRMNEPDGTLAGTVEVSGTTEPQQWNEVIAPVAFDGAVSRLYLVFRGEVLLSKFELHK; encoded by the coding sequence ATGCCAACAGAAACTGAATTATTTCCTTATAAAAAAACGGAACTGCCTTTAGATGTTCGTGTAAAAGATCTGCTCTCCCGATTTACGCTGGATGAGAAGGTGACCTTGATCCCTCAGTATCAAGCGGCTATAGAGCGTTTAGGAGTACAGGCGTATAAGCACGGAACGGAAGCGGCCCATGGTATATCCTGGTTGGGAAAAGCAACTTCATACCCGCAGGCAAGTGGACTTGCCTGTACCTGGAACCCGGAACTGATGAAGAAAATTGGATCGGCCATCGGGGACGAGGCTAGAGCCTTTTACAAGAAAAATCCGACGATCAATGGTTTGACCCTTTGGGCGCCAACGGTTGATATGGAACGTGATCCACGCTGGGGCAGAACGGAAGAAGCCTATGGTGAAGATCCGGAATTGACCGGTCAACTCAGCACAGCGATAGTACAAGGGATTCAGGGCGACCACCCTTTTTATCTAAAAGCAGTAGCTACACTGAAGCATTTCCTGGGCAATAACAATGAGATCGAACGCGGGAACTGCTCAGCCAGCATTGATCCTAGAAATATGAGAGAGTACTATTTGGATGCCTTTAAATCTGCCTTTCTAGAAGGCGGAGCGCAGTCGATGATGACTGCCTACAATTCGGTGAACGGTGTGCCGGTTATTCTTCATCCAAGTGTTATGGATGTTGTAAAAGGCGAATGGGAAATGGACGGTTTTATCGTTAGTGATGCTGGAGATTTGTTCGGAATCGTGAAGGATCACCATTATTATGAGTCTTTTGCCCAGTCGATGGCCGAGTCCATTAAGAACGGGATCGATAGTGTGACTGAGGAGACTGAGGAAACCATCAAAGTCATTCATGAAGCATTGGCTCAAGGTCTTCTTACCGAAGAGGATTTGGATCGCGCTTTATCCAACACATTCAGAGTTCGTTTCCGTTTGGGCGAATTTGATCCTGCCGAGTTGAATCCATACGCTGGCATAGACGATTCCGTCATTCTGAGCAAGGAACATGCTGCATTATCATTAGAGGCTGCGAAACAGTCTATCGTATTGCTGAAAAATGAAAGAGCCACCTTGCCTTTGAGCAAGAGCAAATTGTCCAAGGTTGCCGTTATCGGTCCACTTGGGGATGAAGCGTTTAGAGACTGGTATTCCGGTACACTTCCGTATGGCGTCACTCCGCTGCAGGGGATTACCAAGAAGCTTGCGGGTAAACAGGTTGCTTTTGAAAGCGGCTCCGACCTAATGATTCTGACCTCGGCTAGCCATGGAAAAGCGGTAGGGATTACCGGTGAAGAGGGGAAATTGGCCGTTCAGTACGATCAAATGGAGCATGGAGAACTGTTTGAGCATACGGCATGGGGCTGGAATAACCATACATTGAAGTCAACGAGTCTGAATAAGTACGTTACACTCACTGACAATGATACGCTTACGGTATCCGCTGATGAAGTTTATGGTTGGTATGTTAAGGAAGCGTTCAGTCTGGTGCCGGGAGAAGACGATACGGTTACATTGAAGGCTTGGAGAGATAAATCCATTTCCGTAAATCCCGATACAGGTACGTTACTAGCATCAGACCCGAATACAAGTACAGCGGGTTCCGAACCTTTCACTAAACATATCCTTAAAAGCGGTATAGATGCGGCAGTGAATGCGGCCAAGGCTGCTGAAGTTGCAGTTGTGTTTGTAGGAAATCATCCGCTTATTAACGGTAAAGAAGAGATCGACCGACCGGATATTGTTCTGCCCGAGGAGCAGGAGCGTCTAGTCAAAGCGGTATATGAAGCGAATCCGAACACTGTTGTAGTGATTGTCGGAAGCTATCCGATTTCGTCTACTTGGATTGATGAGCATATTCCGGCGGTTCTATATACCTCACACAGCGGACAAGAGCTGGGGAATGCCGTTTCTGATGTTCTGTTCGGGGATTACAGCCCTTCCGGTAAATTGAATATGACTTGGTTCCGTTCCGTGGAGCAACTACCTGACCTGATGGATTACGATATTATTAAGGGGAAAAGAACCTACATGTATTTTGACGGAGCGCCTTTGTATCCGTTTGGTCATGGTCTGAGTTACGCGCAAGTGTCTTACAGTAATCTTAAGCTGGACGCCAAGGAATTGGATCAGGACGGTATGATTAAAGTATCTGTGCAGGTGGATAACACTGGATCGGTAGATGGAGACGAGGTCGTACAGTTGTATGTGCAGTCTTTGGCTTCACGTGTGAAGCGTCCGCTCAAACAGTTAAAAGGCTTCCAAAAAATCCATACTGCAGCAGGTCAATCCCAAACCGTGGAGTTCTTGCTGCCTGTATCGGAACTGGCTTTTTGGGATGTTACGCGTGAGCGTTTCTGTGTCGAAAGTGGTCCATATTCCATTATGATTGGCCGCTCCTCGTCAGATATCGTTGTGTCTGAACAGATCACGATCCAAGGGGAGGCGATTCCTCCACGCAACCTTGAAGTTAGTACCCAAGCGGAGAATTACGACGATTATGAAGGCGTGTATTTAGATGAATGTAAAGCCGGCGGTGCCAGTGTGAGACCCAAAGAAGAAGGTGCCTGGATCTCTTTTGAAGATGTACAGCTAAGTGGTGGAATTAAGCAAATTAAGGCATGGGTCTCATCGACGAAAGGCGGTTGTATCGAGGTTAGAATGAATGAACCGGATGGAACATTAGCAGGAACGGTTGAGGTGTCTGGAACTACGGAACCCCAGCAATGGAACGAAGTGATCGCACCTGTAGCTTTTGACGGAGCGGTATCCCGCCTGTATCTGGTCTTCAGAGGAGAGGTTCTTTTAAGCAAGTTTGAACTTCATAAGTAA
- a CDS encoding winged helix-turn-helix domain-containing protein, which produces MNRRTGERKNRLERGHGHGERMFLEQVWWKMFGHLDDLHPEYEVADWRGRPYFIDFVWKPGQVKFAIEVKGYGPHVQNMDRTRYRQELNRETFLQIGGFRVVAVPYDDLEVNPELTISLLKSLLTPSLVMNSEGESFARLEREIILIAIRSDGFIRPTDLVQELGVNYRTVIRHVKSLCEKGKLKPIIAGESSKVCRYEYIHSFKDSQLW; this is translated from the coding sequence ATGAATCGCAGAACAGGAGAACGGAAGAATCGGCTAGAGCGTGGACATGGCCATGGTGAGCGAATGTTTTTGGAGCAGGTATGGTGGAAGATGTTCGGTCACTTGGATGATTTGCACCCCGAATATGAAGTAGCGGATTGGCGCGGCAGACCCTACTTTATTGACTTTGTCTGGAAACCGGGACAGGTTAAGTTTGCGATTGAAGTGAAGGGATACGGCCCGCATGTGCAAAATATGGATCGGACTCGTTATCGACAAGAGCTGAATCGGGAGACTTTTCTTCAAATCGGAGGCTTTCGAGTGGTGGCAGTTCCTTATGATGATCTAGAGGTGAATCCAGAGCTTACGATCTCACTGCTGAAATCCCTACTAACTCCGAGTCTTGTGATGAATTCCGAGGGGGAGTCCTTTGCTCGGCTTGAGCGTGAAATTATACTAATCGCCATCCGCTCCGATGGGTTCATTCGTCCGACTGATTTGGTGCAAGAGCTTGGTGTAAATTATCGTACGGTTATACGACATGTGAAATCCCTCTGTGAGAAAGGAAAACTTAAACCTATCATTGCCGGCGAAAGTAGTAAAGTTTGCAGATATGAGTATATCCATTCCTTTAAGGATAGTCAGCTGTGGTAA
- the uxaC gene encoding glucuronate isomerase: protein MKTFIHEDFLLQSEEARILYHEYAEALPIIDYHCHLDPKAIAENKRFNSITDVWLGGDHYKWRALRTFGIDENYITGTASDKEKFAKWSEVLPYTIGNPLFHWSALELKRYFGVEEQLNPGNWQDIYDHCNQLIAQDSFTPQALITRSKVKWICTTDDPVDDLRYHKQIGEQKDFNTGVSPTFRPDKALLIELASFTEYVSSLEQKVGYAINTYALMERALLERIDYFHMNGCMISDHGFSHLPYAEAPSSILESIFSSRLRGETLSRLECDQYATALFLAMGRKYAAYGWAMQLHIGAIRNPNTRMFHERGPDTGYDIIGDRNYADSLYKLLDELERTGELPKTILYNLNPAQNDVLAAMIGSFQGGGIKGKIQFGSGWWYNDQKDGMIKQLTSLSNLGLLSCFVGMLTDSRSFLSYTRHEYFRRILCNLIGGWVKNGEVPGDIAFLGRIVQDICFNNAKSYFRFISQV from the coding sequence ATGAAGACTTTTATTCATGAGGATTTTCTGCTGCAGTCTGAGGAAGCGCGAATACTTTACCATGAGTATGCTGAAGCTCTGCCCATTATCGATTATCACTGTCATCTGGATCCAAAGGCCATTGCAGAAAATAAACGGTTCAACAGCATTACCGATGTCTGGCTGGGTGGAGACCATTATAAATGGCGAGCGTTAAGAACATTCGGGATTGATGAGAACTATATTACCGGTACTGCCTCGGATAAAGAAAAGTTTGCAAAATGGAGCGAGGTCTTGCCGTATACCATCGGCAATCCGCTGTTTCATTGGTCGGCGCTGGAGCTGAAAAGATATTTTGGCGTGGAGGAACAGCTAAATCCAGGTAACTGGCAGGATATTTATGATCACTGCAATCAATTGATCGCACAGGACAGCTTCACGCCGCAGGCGCTGATCACTCGTTCTAAGGTGAAATGGATCTGTACCACGGATGATCCGGTGGATGATCTGCGTTATCATAAACAAATCGGAGAGCAAAAGGACTTCAATACTGGAGTTTCACCGACGTTCCGGCCGGATAAAGCGCTGCTGATTGAATTGGCTTCCTTTACGGAGTATGTATCCAGCTTGGAACAAAAGGTAGGGTATGCTATAAATACCTATGCATTAATGGAACGCGCCCTGCTGGAGAGAATTGATTATTTTCACATGAATGGATGTATGATCTCCGACCACGGGTTCTCGCACCTGCCTTATGCTGAAGCACCGTCATCCATATTGGAGAGCATCTTCAGCAGTCGTCTGAGGGGTGAAACTTTAAGCAGACTGGAATGCGATCAATACGCTACCGCGTTATTCCTGGCCATGGGCCGGAAATATGCCGCTTACGGCTGGGCGATGCAGCTGCATATCGGAGCGATCCGCAATCCGAATACGAGGATGTTCCATGAACGGGGTCCGGATACGGGATACGACATCATCGGAGACAGGAACTATGCCGACAGCTTATACAAGCTGCTCGATGAGCTTGAACGAACCGGTGAACTTCCCAAGACGATTCTATATAATCTGAATCCGGCACAGAATGATGTACTGGCTGCGATGATAGGATCTTTTCAGGGCGGCGGGATTAAGGGGAAGATACAGTTTGGCTCGGGCTGGTGGTATAACGACCAGAAAGACGGGATGATCAAACAATTGACTTCGCTTTCTAATCTTGGGTTGTTGAGCTGTTTCGTAGGGATGCTTACAGATTCAAGGTCCTTTCTTTCCTATACACGTCATGAGTATTTCCGCCGAATTTTATGTAACCTCATCGGTGGTTGGGTCAAGAATGGGGAAGTTCCGGGAGATATCGCTTTTCTAGGTCGTATCGTGCAGGATATCTGCTTCAATAATGCCAAGAGCTATTTCCGATTCATATCTCAGGTGTAA
- a CDS encoding mandelate racemase/muconate lactonizing enzyme family protein encodes MNIARVDTFPLYYPLKQPYGDANGYKNYRSNFLFRITTQSGIIGWGECVDWLPALKAGFEGKIIPYLIGKQALNRVQLVNHIKQWHQRAASGVSMALTEIAAKYSGLSVCELWGGSWRDSVPVYASFQSYSYQTDWVKHSLDLVKKSVISGFTQIKVKVGGKPFKEDQSHIQKLQGLLSGSCEMILDANQSYDFSSAREWEKDFSKWDNILWFEEPLPMNRVGDYKMLRTILSVPIAGGENLRNSEEFLPLLREGAIDITQPDPAHEAGIDDYRHTLFISRLFGLRTSPHTFDGGLSRLYALFAQACLPPWSKMENKEIEPVEWDVMDNPLTSITPIEAVGGKVKLPIGVGIGMELDEEILKRYRWDGSVY; translated from the coding sequence TTGAATATTGCAAGAGTCGATACTTTCCCTTTATATTATCCCCTCAAGCAGCCTTATGGCGATGCTAACGGCTACAAGAACTACCGAAGCAACTTCTTATTTCGCATCACAACCCAATCGGGAATTATAGGCTGGGGGGAGTGTGTAGATTGGCTTCCCGCTCTAAAGGCCGGGTTTGAAGGCAAGATTATCCCTTATCTGATAGGCAAACAGGCTTTGAACCGAGTTCAATTGGTGAACCATATTAAGCAGTGGCATCAGCGTGCGGCCTCCGGAGTGAGTATGGCACTAACAGAAATTGCAGCGAAATATTCTGGGCTTTCTGTCTGTGAGTTATGGGGAGGAAGCTGGAGGGATTCGGTACCTGTATATGCTTCGTTTCAGTCCTACTCTTATCAGACCGATTGGGTGAAGCATTCTCTGGATCTCGTGAAGAAATCAGTGATTTCCGGTTTCACTCAAATCAAAGTTAAAGTAGGCGGCAAACCCTTCAAGGAAGATCAGTCCCATATTCAGAAACTCCAAGGACTATTATCCGGTTCATGCGAAATGATTTTGGATGCGAACCAAAGCTACGATTTCTCATCGGCCCGCGAGTGGGAAAAGGACTTTTCGAAATGGGATAACATTCTTTGGTTCGAAGAGCCGCTACCCATGAACCGGGTAGGAGATTATAAAATGCTGCGGACAATCCTTTCTGTCCCTATCGCCGGGGGAGAAAACTTAAGAAACTCTGAAGAATTCCTCCCCCTTTTGCGAGAAGGAGCCATTGATATTACTCAACCGGACCCGGCTCATGAAGCCGGCATTGACGATTACAGACATACGCTGTTCATTTCCCGCTTGTTCGGTCTTCGGACATCACCGCATACCTTTGATGGCGGATTATCTCGACTATATGCTTTATTTGCACAAGCTTGCCTGCCTCCCTGGAGCAAAATGGAGAACAAAGAAATCGAACCTGTTGAATGGGACGTGATGGATAACCCGTTGACTTCCATTACCCCTATTGAAGCAGTAGGTGGAAAGGTGAAGCTCCCTATTGGTGTGGGAATCGGCATGGAATTGGATGAGGAGATTCTGAAGCGGTACCGATGGGATGGATCGGTATATTAA
- a CDS encoding bifunctional diguanylate cyclase/phosphodiesterase, translating to MNMFSDQDNQNLAGELERSLFELDDIMYALDESSIVAKTDAKGVITYVNDKFCAISKYSKEELIGKTHRIINSGYHPKEFFRDMWSTLTQGRIWRGEVKNKTKDGQYYWVETTIVPSLRNGQPFQYIAIRSDITERKLVEEELKHTLKELSDVQYALDESTIVAKTDARGVITYVNDRFCEISKYSREELIGKTHRVINSGHHPKPFFHEMWQTITSGNIWRGDVKNKTKDGHYYWVTTTIVPFVKDGVPIQYIAIRTDITDQKHKEELYRDREQLLSTTLNSIGDGIITTDQYGKVTFLNPIAESITGWTFEDAEGLDISELFVLINEDTGVEIENPVYNALRQGKIVGIDMNTLLINKKGIEIPIDDSAAPIIDQNGQVIGVVLVFRDMIERKRYEEKLKYNALHDMLTGLPNRRLFRDRLTKALINANRNHENLAVMFLDLDRFKFVNDTLGHDVGDLLLKNTADLLSSIVGSSGTVSRIGGDEFTIILEKVTKDEVAVNAQKIVDVFSYSLLNNAYEVIITLSIGISIYPSDGADLETLIKNADTAMYFAKEKRLNTFQFFTPDMNEILNHKRIIENALRHAIERNELELYYQPKYDLNTSKITGVEALSRWNHPERGTIPPAEFIPIAEETGLIVSIGEWVIREACKQLKKWESQFHFLLPLSINLSIRQFYDKNLILTIMRILEETGVKPHYLELEITESIMERADESLLILFQLKELGFIISIDDFGTGYSSLSYLKKLPIDTMKIDRSFISETDENHKDYKILSTIIHLAQSMEMNIIAEGIESEQQETALIQLGCTEGQGFFFSHPLNAEDFNEFYRTSIMNNG from the coding sequence ATGAACATGTTTTCTGATCAAGACAATCAGAATCTAGCAGGTGAGTTGGAACGCTCTCTTTTTGAATTAGATGATATTATGTATGCCTTAGACGAATCCTCGATTGTTGCTAAGACGGACGCTAAAGGTGTAATTACCTATGTGAACGACAAATTTTGTGCGATTTCGAAATACTCCAAAGAAGAATTGATAGGTAAAACCCATCGAATTATCAACTCCGGTTATCATCCCAAGGAATTTTTCCGCGATATGTGGAGCACCCTTACTCAAGGACGTATATGGCGTGGAGAAGTGAAGAATAAGACTAAAGACGGTCAATATTACTGGGTAGAAACTACAATTGTGCCCTCACTGAGAAATGGACAGCCCTTTCAATATATCGCTATACGCTCGGATATTACAGAACGAAAGCTAGTGGAGGAAGAATTAAAACATACCTTAAAAGAGCTCTCAGATGTTCAATATGCCTTGGATGAGTCTACCATTGTAGCTAAAACAGATGCACGGGGAGTCATCACTTATGTGAATGATCGATTCTGTGAGATTTCTAAATATTCCAGAGAAGAATTAATTGGGAAAACCCATCGAGTTATTAACTCCGGGCATCACCCGAAGCCATTTTTCCATGAGATGTGGCAGACGATTACCTCGGGGAATATTTGGCGGGGAGACGTTAAGAATAAAACGAAGGATGGTCATTACTACTGGGTAACTACGACTATTGTTCCCTTTGTGAAAGATGGAGTTCCCATTCAATATATTGCTATACGAACAGATATTACCGATCAAAAACATAAAGAAGAATTATATCGGGATCGGGAGCAGTTACTGTCAACTACCTTAAATAGTATCGGTGATGGAATTATCACAACGGATCAATATGGTAAAGTAACCTTCCTGAATCCTATTGCTGAATCTATTACGGGTTGGACATTCGAGGATGCTGAAGGTCTAGACATTTCTGAGTTGTTCGTATTAATTAATGAAGATACTGGAGTCGAAATCGAAAACCCGGTGTACAATGCCCTTCGACAAGGGAAAATTGTTGGAATAGATATGAATACCCTTCTAATTAATAAAAAAGGCATAGAGATACCCATTGATGATAGTGCTGCGCCTATTATTGATCAGAATGGACAAGTTATCGGTGTCGTGCTGGTATTCCGGGATATGATCGAGCGTAAGCGGTATGAAGAAAAACTGAAATATAATGCCTTGCATGACATGCTGACAGGGCTGCCGAACCGTAGACTTTTCAGAGATCGCCTTACCAAAGCCCTGATTAATGCAAACCGCAACCATGAGAACCTGGCCGTTATGTTTCTAGATTTGGATCGGTTTAAGTTTGTGAATGACACTTTGGGGCATGATGTCGGAGATTTACTGCTCAAGAATACAGCCGATCTTCTCTCCAGTATTGTAGGGTCATCTGGAACGGTCTCACGAATTGGCGGCGATGAATTCACAATTATACTTGAGAAAGTAACGAAGGATGAGGTTGCAGTCAATGCGCAGAAAATTGTGGATGTATTCTCATATTCACTGCTGAATAATGCGTATGAAGTCATAATCACTCTGAGTATCGGCATCAGTATATATCCATCTGACGGTGCGGATTTGGAAACGTTAATTAAGAATGCAGACACGGCCATGTATTTCGCCAAGGAAAAAAGGTTAAATACCTTTCAATTCTTTACACCGGATATGAACGAAATCCTTAACCATAAACGAATCATCGAAAACGCCTTGCGCCATGCCATCGAACGGAATGAGTTGGAGCTCTATTATCAACCTAAATATGACTTAAATACTAGTAAAATAACAGGAGTAGAAGCTTTAAGCCGCTGGAACCACCCGGAAAGAGGGACGATCCCCCCGGCGGAATTTATACCTATTGCCGAAGAGACAGGCCTTATCGTCTCCATCGGAGAATGGGTCATTCGTGAAGCCTGCAAGCAATTGAAGAAATGGGAATCTCAATTTCACTTCCTGCTGCCGCTATCCATTAATCTATCCATCAGGCAGTTCTATGATAAGAACTTAATCTTAACGATCATGCGGATTTTAGAGGAGACAGGTGTTAAGCCTCATTATTTGGAACTGGAGATCACGGAGAGCATCATGGAGAGGGCGGATGAAAGCCTATTGATTTTATTCCAGCTCAAAGAATTAGGTTTCATTATCTCCATAGATGATTTTGGAACAGGGTACTCCTCCTTAAGCTATCTTAAGAAGCTTCCTATTGATACGATGAAGATTGACCGTTCCTTTATCAGTGAAACCGATGAGAATCACAAGGATTATAAAATATTATCTACTATTATTCACCTCGCCCAAAGCATGGAAATGAATATTATCGCGGAAGGAATAGAGTCTGAACAGCAAGAGACGGCTCTGATCCAGTTAGGCTGCACGGAAGGTCAGGGTTTTTTCTTCTCTCACCCCTTGAATGCTGAGGATTTTAATGAATTTTACAGAACATCGATAATGAATAACGGCTAA